Part of the Vigna angularis cultivar LongXiaoDou No.4 chromosome 1, ASM1680809v1, whole genome shotgun sequence genome, ACATTTGATTGgtgaaaaaaagttagaaagtgagaaaaaacaaacacaagtgCTTACATATCTTATCAGCCAAACCTAACGAGGTCGAATCATTTCTTCAATAAGTTACTTCATTATTCCACTTTACATCAATAAAGGaattaaaaaagaacaaaacaactGTGTTTACATAAGATCTTATAACCTTTCAGTTTCGACaatttcttccagcatttccATATATTTCTTTCTGCAACCCCCTCGTAAAAGAAATATCCAGGGGAGAaggtattttagtttttaatttttgttagtaTGTGAGTGCAATTAGTAATAATGAGAGTGCATGAAGAAAAAACCTTTATAAAAGTGTTATAAGCCGAGTTTCTAGGTCTCAGCAGATTTTGATATGGGCCTCTATGGTTTAGCTTTAGGCCCAAGATTTGAGCCCATTCGGAGTCCTCTCCTTCCTCCGGCAGCAAGATCGGTTTGTACTCGGTTGAATAGAATTATTGATTCTGTTGGATGCAGTAACAGTGGAATCCCCAATGGCGGGTTCTTCGATCATGGAGAACCTCTTCCAACGCTCGCTGGAGGATATGATCAAATCCATGCGCCTCCAACTCATCGGTGAAACTACCTTCATCTCCAAGGCCACGGAGGAGATCCGCCGGGAGATCAAATCTACCGACCAGCAAACCAAATCCACTGCGCTCCAGAAGCTCTCTTACCTCTCTGCCGTGCACGGCGTCGACATGTCCTGGGCGTCCTTTCACGTCGTCGAGGTCATGTCCTCCTCCAAGTTCGCGCACAAGAGGATCGGTTACCACGCCGCTTCCCAATCCTTTAACGACGACACGCCGGTGCTCCTACTCATCACCAACCAGCTCCGCAAGGACCTCTCCTCCACCAACGAATTCGAGGTAAGCCTCGCTCTCAATTTGTTGTCGCGAATTGCCACTCTCGACCTCGCGCGCGATTTGACGCCCGAGGTTTTCAAATTGCTCTCCACCACTAAGGTTTTCGTCAGGAAGAAGGCTATCGCCGTGGTTTTGAGGGTTTTCGATAAGTACCCCGACGCTGTTAGGGTTTGCTTCAAGCGCTTGGTTGAGAATCTCGAGAGTTCCGATCCTCTGGTTGTGACCGCCGTGATTGGAGTTTTCTGCGAGCTGGCTGCCAAGGATCCTAGGTCATATCTTCCCTTGGCGCCGGAGTTTTATAGGATTTTGGTTGATTCTAAGAACAATTGGGTTTTGATCAAGGTGCTCAAGGTGTTTGCTAAGTTGGCTCCCTTGGAGCATAGATTAGGGAAAAGGATTGTTGAGCCGGTTTGTGATCACATGAGGAGGTCTGGGGCCAAGTCCTTGGTGTTTGAGTGTGTTAGGACTGTGCTCACTAGCTTGAGTGATTATGAGTCAGCTGTTAAGCTCGCGGTTGAGAAGGTTAGGGAGTTGGTGGTTGATCAGGATCCCAATCTTAGGTATCTTGGGCTACATGCACTTTCGGTTGCTGTACCCAAGCACTTGTGGGCGGTCTTGGAGAATAAGGAAGCGGTGGTAAAGTCGTTGAGTGATGATGATTTGAATATCAAGATTGAGTCTCTGCGATTGTTGATGGCCATGGTATCTGAGAGCCATGTTGCAGATATCTCCAGGGTGTTGCTTAATTATGCGTTGAAATCTGACCCTGGATTTTGCAACGAGATATTGGATTCCATTTTGAGGACATGTTCTAGAAATTTGTATGAGATTGTTGTTGACTTTGATTGGTACGTGTCTCTTCTTGGAGAAATGGCCACGATTCCTAATTGCCAAAAGGGGGAAGAGATTGAAACTCAGCTTGTTGACATTGGCATGAGAGTTAAGGATGCTAGAATGGAGCTCGTTCGGGTGGGGCGTGATCTGTTGATTGACCCGGCATTACTGGGTAATGTGCACTTGCATAGGATATTGTGTGCTGCTGCTTGGGTTGCTGGAGAGTATGTTGAGTTTGCAAGCAATCCCTTTGAACTCATGGATGCACTCCTACAGCCTCGTACCAGTCTCTTGCCACCATCCATTAGAGCAGTTTATATTAACTCtgttcttaaaattttaatcttttgtCTCGACTGCTACCTTTTGCAAAATGATGGTTCTGGATCTTTATATTCTGGTAATTTGGAAGGGGAACAATCAGAGTTGTTTAGTGCAAAAAATGACACTGAGGCTACGAAATTGGCAACTTGTGGAGGTTCAAATTATGAACAGGATGTTGGTTTTAACCCAAGGAATATAGCTGACTCTTCTGAAGATCTCTCTGTTGAAAATGGTATAGATAGAGTTGCTACTCATGGTAAAACATTTACATCTACTCTAGTGGCAGGGAAGAATTTCTTGTACGAATCTATTGTAAGCTTATTGAAtagaattgaattaatttttggCCCGCTAATAACAAACCAGGATGTTGAAGTGCTGGAGAGAGCACAAAACATACTTTCCCTTGTTCAGTTGATTAAAGAAGAAATAATTGATAATTCAGTCCAGAGTGTGGACACCGTAGAAAAGAAAGATACTCGAGTTTCAACTATTATCAATTTGATGCGTGATACTTTTACTACAGAACTTGGTCCAGTCTCAGTAAGTGCACAGGGCAGAGTTGCTGTGCCGGAAGGACTAGTtcttaaagaaaatcttgatgAATTACAAGCAATATGTGGTGATACTGAACTATCTTCATCAAGTTCGTTTGCCACGGGGGCCCCTCACGGTATCACTATTTCTGATGGTTCTTCATCTAATCTTCTGCAAAATGAAGAGTTAGGGCCTTTGAATGAATCCACATCCTTGATTGAACATCGTAAGAGGCATGGGTTATATTATCTTCCTTCGGAGAAGAGTGAGATTGTTCCAGATGAGTATCCTCGTGCAAATGATCCGAAGTCAAACAGTAATATAAATGATGAAGCTGCCGAACTAGTCAAGCTGACAGAACAATCACTTATGAAGAAAAGGACAAACCAAACAAAGCCCAGGCCGGTAGTAGTGAAATTGGATGATGGAGATCTGGCACCAATTTCAGTCAAAAGGCCAGAGCCTAGGGACGATTCTCTTTCTGGTGCCATACAAGATGTTCTTCTAGGAAGTGAAAGTGGACCAAGTGTGTCTCAAAGTTACCCTTCTAATAAGTCATCAAGGAagcagaaagagaaaaagaaactaaGCTCGAATGGTCGATCTGAAATGAAGGAAAATGCAGTTGATTCAGAAAAGCCTGACCCTGAAAGAGCAAATTCTAGTAGCAAAAATCATGGTCATAGTAAAGAGAGAAAACacagaggaaaagaaaagattgtTGAGGGTGAAGAGCGTGATCAGGAGGGAAAGAAAAAGAGTGGCCACGGCCGTGGTAGGAGAAAAACTCATCACAGAGCGAAGTCACCCTTAAGTGTGGCTTCCCAAACTCCAGTCATTCCTGATTTTCTTTTGTAGGATTTAAGGATTGGTTTGATTTCTCATCACCTGTCTTTATTGACTGAGGCTGTTTACATATTGTATTCTTTGTGCAGAGTTCTTGAGTTAGTTCTGTagattttacttattttttggTCATTTGTTATGATTTCTTAATACTATATTCCTTGTCATCATGTTTTTTGCCATACAAGTCACAGAATGAGCATGTTCAAGAAGTAAATATTCAAGTTGGATGTTGTTTGGCAGCCCATTTCTAGATACATGAAGTAATTATTGTTGAATCTTTTGCCACAAAATTATAACATAGCTTGTGGAAATTCTTCTCTCAGCATAAACTGCTTGAAAACTGGTGGACAAGTgcttcaatttaatattttgtaatattaagtTCAAAATGCTAGTTTAGAAACGTTCATGCTGTGTTTGGATAAGGTATTTTAAGGGAGAAATGTTAACTTGAAGAGGATTTAAAATCCTTTCTATTAAAAGCACTCTGGGCATTTAGCAATCCAAAAGAAAAGGAACTTCTCAAGTGCAAAATTCCACCAAAAACAGAGAAATTCGAATGCCCTTGCTTTCGTTTGTTGCCTCCCTAATTTGAACTGCCTGCTTCTCATTTTCTCCTGTGGATTTGGTTTTCCTTATCTTCTGAATCTCATGGTTTTGCAAACTACTTATGTAGGTTTTAATCATGGAATCCTACGATTTTATTGATTTCTATTATAGGAGATCatcttgatattttaattattttccgCTGTGATTGTAGTTTGATTGTTTATCCTTTTTTTGGTTATTTATGATATGCTAGGACCCTACTCATATTTTGCACATAAAACAAGTACAGAAATCTTACGTGGAAACTAAAGCTTCTTTGAATAcaaaaagagaagaggagaaatGAGAAAGATAGTGGATTTAGTTGGAAAATTATGGATGAGGACTGTCTATAAAATATGGATGAAGCAATTCTCACAGTTGCTTTCTTTCATGTTATTTAGCTTTCATGTAATCGTATGTTATTATTGTACGGGGCTCAAGTTCATTTCCATTTAACAGGTATGTCTGATACTCCCTTTTCCATTGTTATTATCcagttttgttttataatttaagcGCAAATTATCCTGGTTAATTTCTCAAAGGAAAGACTACAATGACCCGACCTAGGAAACCTGATATCTTCTGCGTTAATGTTTTGAGTAATAAACCTCTGGCTATTTTGCTCAGTTCTTACAGTTCGTTATACCTTCAAGAAAACAACATCCTAATCTTGAACTGAAAAAATCGTGGATGTGATTTCTACGTAGATATGCCAATTTTTGGATAGAATGTAGATATGCCAATTTTTGGAATTTTTGGATAGAATTGACAAGCTGTTAAGTGCAGGCTGTAAAATCCATTCGCCACTACCTGGAAATTACTACTgctttcttctttccttttaaacaatcataatatgtttttcttaaCTTAAACCTGTCTGCCCAagattgaataatataaaataactaactAATGATATGTTAAAAGTACTTTGTAAGCATAGGTGCATGAAAACATTCAGCTATTTTTTTCAGCTGCTTGAATTTGAATACATGTTCAAACCCACATAATTTTGTTATTCCAAGTTCTCAGATTTAGGCCACTCTTGGAGTTTATGCTTAATCCTACTATGCCTAATTACTAATTTCATATGTAAAACTAGACCTGTCAAATAAGCTCCCATGAATTGGCCCTAGCCCACTAATCCCAAAGCCTTTTGGGGTTAGGACTAGCCCATTGACCtttctttttatcaaatttttaaagtGGAACACATTACCTTAATCATTGTTTCATCTACTTTTTATGTCTCATTGGATGTAATTGTTGAGttaacaatttattattaaaatagtatacaacactttcttttaaatatttaataaaaaaatcttttaaatatttaataaaaaaaatcatatgttgCTCATTTATCAATTTTGTGATTTAAAAGAAtcagaaaaataagataaatgttTGATTAAATGAATTGTCGGAAAAAGATAAGACCAAACATTGTGACTTGAAGGATATATATCTATCTATTACTATctcaatcaaaaataaaaaatatatatatgtgtttgagtttttttttaaaaaaattaaaaagatcattattatcataattataaaaatgaatataaataatttttattaattttataaataatatttttttataaataattattttattttgtatgttttaaaaataattaaataaataataacatttaatttataaaatattaccaacataatgaaattaataagataattatttttattaaaatatatatttaataagataataacgtttaagctaattttaatttatgggaaacaagtatttttatttttctattatatatatatatatatatatatatatatatatatatataaaagtattcactatgaatagtttaaaaaataaataaaagtgtaagaataaactgaaaattattattaaaaaatgaatagatattaaatgaattgtttataattaattaacatatttttgtactgtttataagattaaaatgtaaattttcaatatttcatatcagtaaatttaatttatataaaacctcattttttatctttctaataATGCGGTTATTTGACCAATTTggttcataaatatttaatataatataatatataatatatataataatatatatatatatatatatat contains:
- the LOC108323163 gene encoding AP-3 complex subunit delta, coding for MAGSSIMENLFQRSLEDMIKSMRLQLIGETTFISKATEEIRREIKSTDQQTKSTALQKLSYLSAVHGVDMSWASFHVVEVMSSSKFAHKRIGYHAASQSFNDDTPVLLLITNQLRKDLSSTNEFEVSLALNLLSRIATLDLARDLTPEVFKLLSTTKVFVRKKAIAVVLRVFDKYPDAVRVCFKRLVENLESSDPLVVTAVIGVFCELAAKDPRSYLPLAPEFYRILVDSKNNWVLIKVLKVFAKLAPLEHRLGKRIVEPVCDHMRRSGAKSLVFECVRTVLTSLSDYESAVKLAVEKVRELVVDQDPNLRYLGLHALSVAVPKHLWAVLENKEAVVKSLSDDDLNIKIESLRLLMAMVSESHVADISRVLLNYALKSDPGFCNEILDSILRTCSRNLYEIVVDFDWYVSLLGEMATIPNCQKGEEIETQLVDIGMRVKDARMELVRVGRDLLIDPALLGNVHLHRILCAAAWVAGEYVEFASNPFELMDALLQPRTSLLPPSIRAVYINSVLKILIFCLDCYLLQNDGSGSLYSGNLEGEQSELFSAKNDTEATKLATCGGSNYEQDVGFNPRNIADSSEDLSVENGIDRVATHGKTFTSTLVAGKNFLYESIVSLLNRIELIFGPLITNQDVEVLERAQNILSLVQLIKEEIIDNSVQSVDTVEKKDTRVSTIINLMRDTFTTELGPVSVSAQGRVAVPEGLVLKENLDELQAICGDTELSSSSSFATGAPHGITISDGSSSNLLQNEELGPLNESTSLIEHRKRHGLYYLPSEKSEIVPDEYPRANDPKSNSNINDEAAELVKLTEQSLMKKRTNQTKPRPVVVKLDDGDLAPISVKRPEPRDDSLSGAIQDVLLGSESGPSVSQSYPSNKSSRKQKEKKKLSSNGRSEMKENAVDSEKPDPERANSSSKNHGHSKERKHRGKEKIVEGEERDQEGKKKSGHGRGRRKTHHRAKSPLSVASQTPVIPDFLL